From Streptomyces cyaneogriseus subsp. noncyanogenus, the proteins below share one genomic window:
- a CDS encoding DUF1684 domain-containing protein: MTTHASDEWQRWHEQRVATVSAPYGPLALRGTHWLEDYPDGRLPDIPGSWRADGDAVVLTAAEGDGLTVDGRPLAGDVRLAADPGTAGAARVAYGSRRLVVLVREGVWGVRDFDPDTGARRRFNGIAVTPYDPRWSVPGRFTPYGAGSRVVRVPNADGRERGLGLGGELTFAAPPAVSPDRGDAAAVRELTLQVTVEQDGSLWAVFADSTSGAGSYRFRFLRPAAPDADGRTTVDFNRALLPPCAFADHFVCPFPPPGNTLDIAVEAGERDLL; the protein is encoded by the coding sequence ATGACGACACACGCATCCGACGAGTGGCAGCGGTGGCACGAGCAGCGCGTCGCGACGGTGTCGGCCCCCTACGGGCCGCTGGCGCTGCGGGGCACGCACTGGCTGGAGGACTATCCGGACGGTCGACTTCCGGACATCCCGGGGAGCTGGCGGGCGGACGGTGACGCGGTGGTGCTGACGGCCGCCGAAGGGGACGGGCTCACCGTGGACGGACGGCCCCTCGCGGGGGACGTACGGCTCGCCGCCGACCCCGGGACGGCGGGCGCGGCCCGGGTGGCGTACGGCTCACGGCGCCTGGTCGTCCTGGTCCGTGAGGGGGTCTGGGGCGTGCGCGACTTCGACCCGGACACCGGGGCGCGGCGGAGGTTCAACGGCATCGCGGTCACGCCGTACGACCCGCGCTGGTCGGTGCCCGGGCGCTTCACGCCGTACGGCGCCGGGAGCCGTGTGGTGCGGGTGCCGAACGCGGACGGCCGGGAGCGCGGGCTCGGGCTGGGCGGGGAGCTGACCTTCGCCGCCCCGCCCGCGGTTTCGCCCGATCGAGGGGACGCCGCGGCCGTACGCGAGCTGACGCTCCAGGTGACGGTCGAACAGGACGGCTCGCTGTGGGCGGTGTTCGCGGACTCCACCAGCGGCGCCGGCAGCTACCGCTTCCGGTTCCTGCGCCCCGCCGCGCCGGACGCCGACGGGCGCACGACGGTGGACTTCAACCGCGCGCTGCTGCCGCCGTGCGCCTTCGCCGACCACTTCGTCTGCCCCTTCCCGCCGCCGGGCAACACGTTGGACATCGCCGTCGAGGCGGGGGAGCGGGATCTGCTCTGA
- a CDS encoding cell division protein SepF, whose translation MGSVRKASAWLGLVDDNEDERYYDDDYSEGTETGDAWVTDPRVKVAADSAEERGRRIGTVTPDSFRDARAIGELFREGVPVIMNLTAMEPTDAKRVVDFAAGLIFGLRGSIERVSTRVFLLSPADTQIVNGEPAAHRTDGFFNQS comes from the coding sequence ATGGGATCGGTACGCAAGGCGAGTGCGTGGCTCGGCCTCGTCGACGACAACGAAGACGAGCGCTACTACGACGACGACTACTCCGAGGGCACCGAGACCGGGGACGCCTGGGTCACGGACCCCCGGGTGAAGGTGGCCGCGGACTCGGCCGAGGAGAGGGGCCGCCGCATCGGCACGGTGACCCCGGACAGCTTCCGCGACGCGCGCGCCATCGGCGAGCTGTTCCGGGAGGGCGTCCCGGTCATCATGAACCTCACGGCGATGGAGCCCACCGACGCCAAGCGCGTGGTCGACTTCGCGGCCGGGCTCATCTTCGGCCTGCGCGGTTCCATCGAGCGGGTCTCCACCCGCGTCTTCCTGCTGAGCCCGGCCGACACGCAGATCGTCAACGGCGAGCCGGCCGCGCACCGTACGGACGGGTTCTTCAACCAGAGCTGA